In Leptospira stimsonii, one DNA window encodes the following:
- a CDS encoding DoxX family protein: MKKTLLYVMAVFYVFAGLNHFLNPPFYLRMMPPYLPYHSLLNYVSGIAEIVLGLALFLQPLRRLASFGIIALLIAVLPANIYMLQAALSGTDFGVPVWALYVRLPFQLVFIFWAWSVKDVE, translated from the coding sequence ATGAAAAAAACTCTTTTGTATGTGATGGCAGTCTTTTACGTTTTTGCCGGGCTCAATCATTTTCTCAATCCACCTTTCTATTTGAGAATGATGCCTCCTTATCTTCCTTATCATTCCCTTTTGAACTATGTGAGCGGAATCGCTGAGATCGTTCTGGGTCTGGCTTTGTTTTTACAACCTCTTCGAAGGTTGGCTAGTTTTGGAATCATCGCGCTTTTGATCGCGGTTCTTCCCGCAAATATCTATATGCTTCAGGCCGCGCTTTCCGGGACGGACTTCGGTGTTCCCGTTTGGGCTCTTTACGTTCGTCTTCCTTTTCAGCTCGTCTTTATCTTTTGGGCCTGGAGTGTGAAGGACGTCGAGTGA
- a CDS encoding DUF2182 domain-containing protein, producing the protein MKILNEIFHLRLNLERVLLLGMMSFLTFVSWMAMYDMSWMHWGVNNHCEKHPSTFSLSWIVLNLCMWILMMVAMMLPSFLKSVLLFTKIDQSKNRGAYFFGIRNGIYIVSGYLSAWIGYSLLGTALQFLLLRLNLLSSNLSFYSNEWSAGSLITAGIFQFSGIKDKCLSQCKSPLGFFLTSWKEGALGAFQMGWSQGIYCVGCCLLLMALMFVGGLMNLAWMIGLTALVLAEKWIDGKFSIRKSTGVVLVGWGLFLLIGKSF; encoded by the coding sequence ATGAAAATCCTGAACGAAATTTTTCACCTTCGCTTAAATTTGGAGCGCGTCCTACTTTTGGGAATGATGTCGTTCCTAACGTTTGTTTCTTGGATGGCGATGTACGATATGTCTTGGATGCACTGGGGCGTTAACAATCACTGCGAGAAACATCCGAGCACTTTTTCTTTGTCATGGATTGTTCTTAATCTTTGCATGTGGATCTTGATGATGGTAGCCATGATGCTTCCTTCTTTTTTGAAATCGGTTCTTTTGTTTACGAAGATAGATCAAAGTAAAAACCGAGGAGCTTATTTTTTCGGAATCCGAAATGGAATTTATATCGTATCGGGTTATCTCTCCGCCTGGATTGGATATAGTCTTCTTGGAACGGCGCTTCAATTTCTGCTTTTGAGATTGAATTTACTTTCTTCCAATCTCTCTTTCTACTCGAACGAATGGAGCGCTGGATCGTTGATCACGGCCGGCATCTTTCAGTTCAGCGGCATCAAGGACAAATGTCTTTCTCAGTGCAAATCGCCTCTCGGTTTTTTTCTAACTTCTTGGAAGGAGGGTGCGTTAGGCGCGTTTCAGATGGGCTGGTCTCAAGGAATATATTGTGTGGGGTGTTGTCTTCTTTTGATGGCTCTTATGTTTGTCGGCGGGTTGATGAATCTTGCATGGATGATCGGGCTGACCGCCTTAGTCTTGGCGGAGAAATGGATCGATGGTAAGTTTTCCATCCGGAAATCGACCGGAGTAGTTTTGGTGGGCTGGGGTTTGTTTCTATTGATTGGGAAATCATTCTAA
- a CDS encoding DUF1326 domain-containing protein, protein MSREMRWFLEGDYFEHCSCESLCPCLLSGFKAEPTYGHCQSMLAFHIKEGECSGVKLDDLNVAMLVFTPGRMADVSWTTGLYIDERANEEQFDSLFRIFSGEMGGAPEYMKSLTKKFLGAKRVPIRYELKGDKTRELKIPNLVEVRLESIRGHRGRTVWFDNVAHVAQKIAPGITAKATVKDDKFDWENSGKNGFLGSFQWKG, encoded by the coding sequence ATGAGTCGGGAAATGAGATGGTTTTTGGAAGGGGATTATTTCGAGCATTGTAGCTGTGAAAGTTTGTGTCCTTGTCTTTTGAGCGGTTTCAAAGCGGAGCCTACGTACGGTCACTGCCAGAGTATGCTCGCGTTTCATATTAAAGAAGGAGAATGTTCCGGCGTGAAGTTGGACGACTTAAACGTCGCGATGCTCGTATTTACTCCGGGTCGGATGGCGGACGTATCTTGGACTACTGGCCTTTATATAGACGAACGCGCGAACGAGGAACAGTTCGATTCTCTTTTTAGAATTTTTTCCGGAGAAATGGGCGGCGCTCCCGAGTATATGAAATCCCTGACTAAAAAATTCTTAGGAGCGAAAAGAGTTCCCATTCGATACGAACTCAAAGGGGATAAGACGAGAGAATTGAAGATTCCGAATCTCGTTGAGGTTCGACTCGAATCGATCCGGGGACATCGAGGGAGAACCGTTTGGTTTGACAACGTGGCTCATGTTGCGCAAAAGATTGCGCCCGGCATCACCGCAAAAGCGACCGTGAAAGATGATAAGTTCGATTGGGAAAATTCCGGTAAGAATGGATTCTTGGGTTCCTTTCAGTGGAAAGGATAA
- a CDS encoding SDR family oxidoreductase produces the protein MKRILVLGATGSLGKFVIEELRRQGYWIRVLSRSSSKLRSLNASFDESVLGDLFDPKSLESAVSGIDAVISCAGASLDLRNFRDKHTFEEINFTGNRNVLSAAVQERVSKFIYVSFLRVEGIQRTEYIQSHEKISEAIRKSGLPYTIVRPTAFFSILLSFLKLAKKGIGVVLGEGKVRINPIHEKDVAKAVVEALKIDLEEMNIGGPDVFTRDEITELALRVAGKDRKLFHIPIFFLNKVMIRFLQPFNQRIFQFLRFGNVVHTLDVVGPKYGTERLENYFRENLDSV, from the coding sequence ATGAAACGAATCTTGGTTCTGGGAGCTACGGGAAGTTTAGGAAAATTCGTGATTGAAGAATTGCGGAGGCAGGGGTATTGGATCCGAGTGCTCTCGAGATCTTCTTCTAAGCTGAGAAGTTTGAACGCGTCTTTCGACGAATCGGTATTAGGTGATCTTTTCGACCCAAAGAGTTTGGAATCGGCTGTTTCCGGAATCGATGCCGTTATTTCCTGCGCAGGTGCGAGTCTCGATTTGAGAAACTTCCGCGACAAACATACTTTTGAAGAGATCAATTTTACGGGAAATCGAAACGTTCTCTCTGCGGCGGTCCAAGAACGCGTCTCCAAGTTTATCTACGTCTCCTTTTTGCGCGTGGAAGGAATTCAAAGAACGGAATATATTCAGAGTCACGAGAAGATTTCGGAAGCGATTCGGAAATCGGGTCTTCCTTATACGATCGTACGACCCACGGCTTTCTTTTCCATTCTTCTTAGCTTTTTGAAATTAGCAAAAAAGGGAATCGGAGTCGTCCTCGGAGAAGGAAAGGTAAGAATCAATCCGATTCACGAGAAGGACGTCGCAAAAGCGGTTGTGGAAGCTCTGAAAATCGATTTAGAAGAAATGAATATAGGAGGTCCGGACGTTTTTACGAGAGACGAGATTACGGAACTCGCTCTTCGAGTCGCAGGAAAGGATCGAAAGCTCTTTCATATCCCGATTTTTTTTTTAAACAAAGTTATGATTCGATTTTTACAGCCTTTCAATCAAAGGATCTTCCAGTTTCTCCGGTTCGGAAACGTAGTCCACACGTTAGACGTCGTAGGTCCGAAATACGGAACTGAAAGACTGGAGAATTATTTCAGGGAAAATTTGGATTCGGTTTAG
- a CDS encoding TetR/AcrR family transcriptional regulator has product MNEKSVRSVHSMKAREKIIQAADELFYERGFANTGVNDLLERSGVHKGSFYKYFREKGDVGLEYLRLRRERNAELFRTLTNRYPDFSQVVKAWVVLLRKEAKADRLKGCPFAMFANQTFSSPLSLDEKQFSDAKEQINEVVCDWEEIFSSYLRNTATSKKDTLSETEIQSFVRRIVILYEGSIQVYFMTGKEEYLKEFQESLLMLGKFYGRA; this is encoded by the coding sequence ATGAACGAGAAATCGGTCAGATCGGTACATTCTATGAAAGCACGGGAAAAAATCATTCAAGCCGCAGACGAACTTTTTTACGAGCGGGGTTTTGCAAACACGGGCGTGAACGATCTTCTGGAAAGATCGGGTGTTCACAAAGGAAGTTTTTACAAATACTTTCGAGAAAAAGGGGACGTGGGTTTAGAATACCTTCGCCTTCGAAGAGAAAGAAATGCGGAACTCTTTCGCACATTGACAAATCGGTATCCCGACTTCAGCCAGGTGGTCAAAGCCTGGGTGGTCTTGTTACGCAAGGAGGCGAAAGCCGATCGTCTCAAAGGTTGTCCATTTGCTATGTTCGCAAACCAGACCTTTTCCTCTCCCCTTTCTCTCGACGAAAAACAATTCTCCGATGCAAAGGAACAGATCAACGAGGTCGTCTGCGATTGGGAGGAAATTTTCTCTTCCTATCTCAGAAACACCGCAACGAGCAAGAAAGACACGTTATCCGAAACGGAGATTCAATCTTTCGTTAGAAGAATTGTGATTCTTTATGAAGGTTCGATCCAAGTTTATTTTATGACGGGAAAGGAGGAATACTTGAAGGAGTTTCAGGAAAGTTTGCTGATGTTGGGTAAGTTTTACGGGAGGGCGTGA
- the cas3 gene encoding CRISPR-associated helicase Cas3': MKGILSGVGSKMKDMSEGYYNYWGKAGIDDSYHLLAYHSLDVAAVGEVFFQENPSLLYKFSNLLKMEPVLFRKIFLFFLAIHDLGKFSDAFQGQIKSPYEKLNPGTVPKPYSIRHDSLGFMLWNKQFLINQRGKLSGRFVDSNLFSLNLDQNRDIKDFLNILISVTTGHHGRPPSNTGYTGNSVDLSSHFTTKNIDDSYQFLLNVYNFFLTDSEIKQLGDFSLKESIVNLRLFSFWLAGLSVLCDWIGSNKEIFKFNSLVQDLQSYWNQFAIPRATEAVYKSGILPSKVTSYSKPIELFSYLFIPTPLQTACDSLVVSDGPQLFILEDVTGAGKTEAALILAKKLMNSNGYTGMFFGLPTMATANGMYDRVSSFYRRIYEPEATPSLILAHGARKLSDTFRQSIISDTIPKDRSYALDEESASAQCATWLVDSSKKATLSDIAVGTIDQVLLSILLSKFQSLRLFGLLNKVLILDEIHAYDEYMNELIQSLLHSQAKIGNSVILLSATIPHSLKEKFISAFNETEEERRPKSLNKHYPLLTQCSPKGIKEIKITTREEVKRSTPVNFIYEKSEIHSLIQKSVHDGKCICWIRNTVSDALEAFEVMRNLFPEGQVILFHARFAMGDRLDIEQKVKDYFGPNSNHEQRKGKIVISTQVVEQSLDLDFDVMISDLAPIDLLIQRAGRLHRHTRDQLGNRIQNKDTRESITFHIYSPAIEEEPQANWYSSFSKGASVVYPDHGKLFLTSKILKQKGELKMPEDARALIEYVYGDREPIPINLLERNRKNTEKQKQNASRANNNVINLQSGYTAVDNEAIWNELNAPTRLGEETVRVLLAKYENGVLVPWYNVEPFPWPYSEVKVLSYFLKSEKDNPQLEAEIRKCKEQFPDNGKYSILMPLIKNFDNQWIGTALDKEGNDVQCIYDSKFGFRKIKSGVVV, encoded by the coding sequence ATGAAAGGAATTTTGTCCGGGGTTGGAAGCAAGATGAAGGATATGAGTGAAGGATATTATAACTATTGGGGAAAGGCCGGGATAGACGATAGTTACCATCTATTGGCTTATCATAGTCTCGATGTGGCCGCAGTGGGAGAAGTCTTCTTCCAAGAAAATCCCTCCTTACTATATAAATTTTCTAATCTTTTGAAAATGGAGCCGGTCCTATTTCGTAAGATATTTCTATTTTTCTTAGCCATACACGACCTTGGAAAATTTTCTGATGCCTTTCAGGGACAAATAAAGTCACCCTATGAAAAACTCAATCCGGGAACTGTACCGAAACCATACTCGATAAGACATGATAGTCTGGGTTTTATGTTATGGAATAAACAGTTCCTCATCAATCAGCGAGGTAAGTTGTCTGGCAGATTCGTGGATTCAAATCTGTTTTCTTTAAATTTGGATCAAAATAGAGATATTAAAGATTTCTTAAACATTTTAATTTCAGTAACAACAGGACACCATGGAAGACCACCCTCAAATACTGGCTACACTGGGAATTCGGTAGATCTAAGTTCTCACTTTACGACCAAAAATATAGATGATTCTTATCAATTTTTACTAAATGTATATAATTTCTTTTTAACAGATTCAGAAATTAAGCAATTAGGAGATTTCAGTTTAAAGGAATCCATTGTTAACTTAAGATTATTTTCGTTCTGGTTAGCAGGATTATCGGTATTATGCGATTGGATTGGCTCCAACAAAGAGATTTTTAAGTTCAACTCGCTCGTCCAAGATTTACAATCCTACTGGAATCAATTTGCGATTCCCCGAGCCACCGAAGCCGTTTATAAATCCGGAATTCTACCTTCGAAAGTTACGAGCTATTCTAAACCAATAGAATTATTTTCCTATCTTTTTATTCCAACACCCTTACAGACGGCATGCGATTCTTTGGTTGTATCAGATGGACCGCAATTGTTTATATTAGAAGACGTTACCGGTGCTGGTAAAACCGAAGCCGCGTTAATTTTGGCAAAGAAATTAATGAATTCTAACGGTTATACCGGAATGTTTTTCGGCCTACCCACAATGGCGACTGCAAATGGAATGTATGATCGGGTATCCTCCTTTTATCGAAGAATTTATGAACCGGAAGCTACTCCGTCACTCATACTCGCGCATGGAGCCCGGAAATTATCAGATACATTCAGACAAAGTATAATTTCCGATACCATCCCCAAAGATAGATCTTACGCTCTAGACGAGGAATCCGCTTCAGCCCAGTGCGCTACTTGGTTGGTAGACAGTAGCAAAAAAGCGACCTTATCCGATATCGCTGTCGGCACCATTGACCAAGTTCTTCTCTCTATTCTCTTATCGAAATTTCAATCTCTTCGCCTATTCGGTTTATTGAACAAGGTTCTAATCTTGGATGAAATACATGCCTACGATGAATATATGAATGAATTGATCCAAAGTCTTCTACATTCGCAGGCAAAAATTGGCAATTCTGTAATTTTGCTTTCCGCCACGATTCCGCATTCATTGAAGGAAAAGTTTATCTCCGCATTCAACGAAACAGAGGAGGAAAGGAGACCAAAAAGTTTGAATAAACATTACCCACTTCTAACTCAATGTTCACCGAAAGGCATAAAGGAAATCAAGATCACTACCCGAGAAGAAGTTAAAAGATCGACCCCAGTCAATTTTATTTATGAAAAATCTGAGATTCATTCATTGATTCAAAAATCAGTTCATGATGGAAAGTGCATATGTTGGATACGCAATACCGTATCTGATGCCTTAGAGGCTTTTGAAGTTATGCGAAATTTATTTCCTGAAGGCCAAGTTATACTATTTCATGCTAGATTTGCGATGGGTGACCGACTGGATATTGAACAAAAAGTAAAAGATTATTTTGGCCCAAACAGCAATCACGAACAACGCAAAGGAAAAATAGTTATATCTACTCAGGTCGTGGAGCAGTCACTAGACTTAGATTTCGACGTAATGATATCAGATCTTGCCCCGATCGATCTATTAATACAAAGAGCGGGACGCCTTCATCGTCATACAAGAGATCAATTAGGGAATAGGATTCAAAACAAGGATACACGCGAAAGCATAACCTTTCATATCTATTCTCCTGCAATCGAAGAAGAGCCACAAGCAAATTGGTATAGTTCATTCTCGAAAGGTGCATCGGTTGTTTATCCAGATCATGGAAAATTATTTTTAACTTCAAAAATTTTGAAACAAAAAGGGGAATTAAAAATGCCGGAAGATGCGCGTGCATTAATAGAATACGTGTACGGCGATAGAGAACCAATTCCCATAAATTTACTTGAGAGAAATCGAAAAAATACTGAAAAACAAAAACAGAATGCATCTCGTGCAAATAATAACGTAATCAATTTACAGTCTGGATACACGGCGGTAGACAATGAAGCCATTTGGAACGAATTGAATGCGCCTACTCGCTTGGGCGAAGAAACAGTTCGGGTACTATTAGCAAAATATGAAAACGGAGTTTTAGTTCCTTGGTACAACGTGGAACCATTTCCATGGCCGTATAGTGAAGTAAAAGTGTTATCGTATTTTTTAAAATCAGAGAAGGATAACCCGCAATTAGAGGCTGAAATTCGAAAATGCAAAGAACAATTCCCTGATAATGGAAAATATTCAATTTTAATGCCATTGATTAAAAATTTCGACAACCAATGGATTGGAACCGCCTTAGATAAAGAAGGAAACGACGTGCAATGTATATACGATTCAAAATTTGGCTTTAGAAAAATAAAAAGTGGAGTCGTAGTATGA
- the casA gene encoding type I-E CRISPR-associated protein Cse1/CasA translates to MNLLQDKWITVVRKNGEIEKVAPFEITGKIGTNPIIEIITPRPDFKGALYQFLIGLFQTVYAPKDESEWEDRLNRPPKPEILKLETDKVAFAFDLFGNKIRFMQDIRLQSAMDENSIKPIEYLLVDSPGKSTTEKNRDLFVKRNRIMKTCFSCSASALFTMQINAPEGGSGNYTSLRGGGPLTTIVKNNTPNQDLWTEIWLNIISEPFINLKKLPGKNFEKIFPWLTDKFFKSEGSENISSNELHSYSVYWSNPRRIFLINNNKTGDCEICSAKQTFIIEDFVAKNQGINYGNGNWIHPLSPYRLDKENWFCHHPHPGGITYDSWATMIYENSDKSKNAKIVSLFNEHRTFKEEQTLIWAFGYDMDSMTARCWYESLIPIYRIPPHNIEKYESTISTILSAATQVANHLQTKVKDAWFNERQKPKGDTNYLKIVFFKATESKFFTLAKSIRDNLQSETIFDDSEKLNWLKYLNEESLKIFDQYVESGSIEYENIQRIVNARRDLTLWNFGDKIKKALGLPIRDKKQPKEKTKK, encoded by the coding sequence ATGAACCTGCTACAAGACAAATGGATTACGGTAGTTCGTAAGAATGGAGAGATAGAGAAAGTTGCTCCCTTTGAAATCACCGGTAAAATAGGCACTAATCCAATTATTGAAATCATTACTCCTCGCCCCGATTTCAAAGGCGCTCTTTATCAATTTTTAATAGGACTTTTTCAAACTGTTTACGCCCCGAAGGACGAATCAGAATGGGAGGACAGATTAAATCGTCCTCCTAAGCCGGAGATTTTAAAATTAGAAACGGATAAAGTTGCCTTTGCCTTTGACTTATTTGGCAATAAGATCCGCTTTATGCAAGATATAAGACTTCAAAGCGCTATGGATGAAAATTCCATCAAACCCATCGAATACCTCTTAGTAGACTCTCCTGGAAAATCTACGACCGAAAAGAATAGAGATCTATTCGTAAAACGAAATCGAATTATGAAAACTTGTTTCTCCTGCAGTGCATCGGCGTTATTCACAATGCAAATAAATGCACCAGAAGGAGGGTCAGGAAATTACACTTCTCTCAGAGGTGGAGGCCCATTAACTACAATTGTTAAAAATAATACCCCTAATCAAGATTTATGGACTGAGATATGGTTGAATATAATCAGCGAACCCTTCATCAATTTAAAGAAATTACCCGGGAAGAATTTTGAGAAAATCTTTCCGTGGTTGACTGACAAATTTTTTAAAAGTGAAGGCAGTGAAAATATTAGTTCAAATGAATTGCACTCGTATTCAGTATATTGGTCAAATCCAAGGAGAATCTTTCTAATCAATAATAATAAGACGGGAGACTGCGAAATTTGCTCTGCAAAACAAACGTTCATCATCGAGGACTTCGTAGCAAAAAATCAAGGCATTAATTATGGAAATGGAAATTGGATACATCCACTTAGTCCATACAGGCTCGACAAAGAAAACTGGTTCTGTCACCATCCTCATCCGGGAGGTATAACTTATGACTCCTGGGCCACAATGATTTACGAAAATTCGGACAAGTCAAAAAATGCAAAGATAGTTAGTCTTTTTAACGAACATAGAACTTTCAAGGAAGAACAAACGCTGATTTGGGCATTCGGATACGATATGGACTCTATGACAGCAAGATGTTGGTATGAAAGTCTAATTCCTATTTACCGAATTCCCCCTCATAATATCGAAAAATACGAATCAACAATTTCAACTATATTATCAGCGGCAACGCAAGTGGCGAATCATTTGCAAACAAAGGTTAAAGATGCCTGGTTTAACGAAAGGCAGAAACCGAAAGGCGACACGAACTATCTAAAAATTGTTTTCTTCAAAGCTACCGAATCCAAATTTTTTACCCTCGCCAAATCGATTCGAGATAATTTGCAATCGGAAACTATCTTTGACGATTCCGAAAAACTCAATTGGCTGAAATATTTAAATGAAGAGTCTTTAAAAATCTTCGATCAATATGTAGAGTCCGGTTCCATTGAATACGAAAATATACAACGGATTGTGAATGCGCGTCGAGACCTTACGCTCTGGAATTTTGGTGATAAAATTAAAAAAGCGCTAGGACTTCCTATTCGAGATAAAAAACAACCAAAGGAGAAAACAAAAAAATGA
- the casB gene encoding type I-E CRISPR-associated protein Cse2/CasB: MKLFDPGSPSEEIILRWWADLQNNPGERATLRRCSDPSETVFYPASHRLLTELYKIKCDVYRPSLDKVCAIAGILSHVKTNNTIPFASQLSYKKSGSDQPLISDLRFRRILQYKSISEDDLFFQKMIRVIRHLDGNANILDLFSSLYFWGDSVKKRWAYDYYGTGTSTKSENETTDQGKNQ, from the coding sequence ATGAAGTTATTTGATCCAGGATCTCCAAGCGAAGAGATCATTCTTCGTTGGTGGGCCGATTTACAAAATAATCCAGGAGAAAGAGCCACTTTAAGAAGATGTTCCGATCCTTCCGAAACCGTTTTTTATCCGGCGAGCCATAGATTGCTGACTGAGTTATATAAAATTAAATGCGACGTATATCGGCCTTCTCTAGACAAGGTCTGTGCCATTGCAGGGATTCTATCCCACGTAAAGACAAATAATACGATCCCATTCGCTTCCCAATTATCCTATAAAAAATCGGGGAGTGATCAACCATTGATTAGCGATCTTCGGTTCCGAAGAATTCTACAATACAAAAGTATCTCGGAAGATGATCTATTCTTTCAAAAAATGATCAGAGTCATTCGACATCTGGATGGAAATGCGAACATCCTCGATTTGTTTTCCTCTCTCTATTTTTGGGGGGACTCTGTTAAGAAAAGATGGGCTTACGATTATTACGGAACTGGAACTTCTACTAAAAGCGAAAACGAAACAACCGACCAAGGAAAAAACCAATGA
- the cas7e gene encoding type I-E CRISPR-associated protein Cas7/Cse4/CasC, with amino-acid sequence MSRFIQLHLLTSYPPSNLNRDDLNRPKTAILGGVNRLRISSQSLKRAWRTSDVFQEKLSDYIGTRTKEMGLEIFNKLIAGGIKEKDAKDYAKAIANVFGKLKGEKKDSPNNDLEIEQLAHFSPEELSAINALTETLIKEKRKPNAEELELLKKENTGVDIAMFGRMLASSPAYNKEAAVQVAHAITVHKVAVEDDFFTAVDDLNRNDVDAGAGHLGDTEFGAGLFYLYICIDREQLQKNLSNESIVKKTLAALLETCTTVAPTGKQNSFASRARAMYCLVEKGNQQPRSLHAAFLQPIEGTNLMEKSIQELCKIKENFSKVYGKCSDSELSFNVLTGEGNLETISKFIQED; translated from the coding sequence ATGAGCAGATTTATACAATTACACTTACTTACTTCGTACCCGCCCTCTAATTTAAACAGAGATGATTTGAATCGGCCAAAAACCGCCATTTTAGGGGGAGTCAATCGACTACGAATTTCCTCTCAGAGTTTGAAACGAGCCTGGAGAACCTCCGATGTTTTTCAGGAAAAACTTTCTGATTATATCGGAACCCGTACAAAAGAAATGGGGTTAGAGATTTTCAACAAACTGATCGCAGGCGGAATTAAAGAAAAAGATGCCAAAGATTATGCAAAAGCAATCGCAAATGTTTTCGGTAAACTGAAGGGAGAAAAAAAAGATTCTCCCAATAACGATTTAGAAATTGAACAATTAGCTCATTTCAGTCCCGAAGAATTAAGTGCAATCAATGCGTTAACTGAAACATTGATCAAAGAGAAAAGGAAGCCAAATGCAGAAGAACTTGAACTTTTAAAAAAAGAAAACACCGGTGTAGATATTGCCATGTTTGGGCGAATGTTAGCAAGTTCACCTGCATATAACAAAGAAGCGGCCGTACAAGTTGCCCACGCAATTACTGTACATAAAGTTGCAGTGGAAGATGACTTTTTCACAGCGGTCGATGATTTGAATAGAAACGATGTAGATGCAGGCGCAGGACATCTTGGGGACACGGAATTTGGAGCCGGTCTTTTTTATTTGTATATATGCATTGATCGAGAGCAGTTGCAAAAAAATCTTTCGAACGAATCGATAGTAAAGAAAACGTTGGCAGCGTTACTCGAAACTTGTACAACCGTAGCTCCGACCGGAAAACAAAATAGCTTTGCGTCTCGAGCACGGGCGATGTATTGCCTTGTGGAAAAAGGGAATCAGCAACCTCGGTCCTTACATGCAGCATTCTTACAGCCCATCGAGGGTACAAACTTGATGGAAAAATCAATCCAAGAACTTTGCAAAATAAAAGAAAACTTCTCTAAGGTTTACGGGAAATGTTCTGATAGCGAACTTTCATTCAATGTTCTAACGGGTGAGGGAAATTTAGAAACAATTTCTAAATTCATTCAGGAAGATTGA
- the cas5e gene encoding type I-E CRISPR-associated protein Cas5/CasD gives MKEYLIFRLYGPLSSWGDIATGENRHSFSYPSKSAITGFIATALGIKREEEEKHLELSDSINFGVKIWHRGTLLRDYHTIQTPPSKGKIIYSTRKDELREKVELNTILSSRDYYTDALYDVSIWKRKDSLLLNEIEEALKFPQFPLYLGRKSCVIASPLFQELVIAENLFVAFSTFEINLKEKFEKSKVPYFYNLTPFQNEITEYIWENESEAESHQILTRRDTVLSRKRWQFGERKEFYKSEKSVTLQ, from the coding sequence ATGAAAGAATATTTAATTTTTAGACTCTACGGCCCCTTATCTTCGTGGGGGGATATTGCAACAGGTGAGAATCGACACAGTTTTTCGTATCCTTCAAAATCGGCGATTACAGGATTCATTGCTACTGCATTGGGCATCAAAAGAGAAGAGGAAGAAAAACATTTAGAACTTTCGGATTCAATCAACTTCGGGGTAAAAATTTGGCATCGGGGAACACTACTCCGCGATTATCATACGATTCAAACTCCACCCAGTAAGGGTAAAATTATCTATTCTACTCGAAAAGATGAACTGCGTGAAAAAGTAGAATTGAATACGATTCTTTCTTCTCGTGACTATTATACAGACGCCCTTTACGATGTTTCTATTTGGAAGCGGAAAGACTCATTGCTTCTCAATGAAATCGAAGAAGCGCTCAAATTTCCTCAATTTCCTTTATATTTGGGGAGAAAGTCATGCGTTATCGCCTCACCCTTATTTCAAGAACTTGTAATTGCAGAGAATCTATTTGTGGCTTTTTCTACTTTTGAGATAAATCTCAAAGAAAAATTTGAAAAATCAAAGGTCCCCTATTTTTACAATTTAACACCATTTCAGAATGAAATAACGGAGTATATTTGGGAAAACGAATCGGAAGCGGAATCCCATCAAATATTAACTCGCCGAGATACCGTATTAAGTCGGAAACGCTGGCAATTCGGCGAAAGAAAAGAGTTTTATAAGTCGGAAAAATCAGTAACACTGCAATGA